Proteins from a genomic interval of Equus przewalskii isolate Varuska chromosome 32, EquPr2, whole genome shotgun sequence:
- the DLL1 gene encoding delta-like protein 1: MGRRCALALAVVSALLCQVWSSGVFELKLQEFVNKKGLLGNRNCCRGGAGPPPCACRTFFRVCLKHYQASVSPEPPCTYGSAVTPVLGVDSFSLPDGAGADPAFSNPIRFPFGFTWPGTFSLIIEALHTDSPDDLATENPERLISRLATQRHLTVGEEWSQDLHSSGRTDLKYSYRFVCDEHYYGEGCSVFCRPRDDAFGHFTCGERGEKVCNPGWKGQYCTEPICLPGCDEQHGFCDRPGECKCRVGWQGRYCDQCIRYPGCLHGTCQQPWQCNCQEGWGGLFCNQDLNYCTHHKPCKNGATCTNTGQGSYTCSCRPGYTGANCQTEIDECGTSPCRNGGSCRDLENSYSCTCPPGFYGRVCELSAMACADGPCFNGGRCSDNPEGGYTCRCPGGFSGFNCEKKMDACTSSPCANGAQCVDLGDAYLCRCQAGFSGRHCDNNVDDCASSPCANGGTCRDGVNEYSCTCPPGYTGRNCSAPVSRCEHAPCHNGATCHERDRRYLCECARGYGGPNCQFLLPEPPPGPVVVDLTEKYVEGQPGPFPWAAVCAGVVLVLMLLLGCAAVVVCVRLRLQKHRPPADPCRGETETMNNLANCQREKDISVSVIGATQVKNTNKKADFHRDHGGAEQDGLKARYPTVDYNLVQDLKGDDTSIRDPHSKRDTKCQPQGSAGEEKGTPTLRGGEASERKRPDSVYSTSKDTKYQSVYVISEEKDECVIATEV, encoded by the exons ATGGGCCGTCGGTGCGCCCTCGCCCTCGCCGTGGTCTCGGCCCTGCTGTGTCAG GTCTGGAGCTCCGGGGTGTTCGAGCTGAAGCTGCAGGAGTTCGTCAACAAGAAGGGTCTGCTGGGGAACCGCAACTGCTGCcgcgggggcgcggggccgcCGCCGTGCGCCTGCAGGACCTTCTTCCGCGTGTGCCTCAAGCACTACCAGGCCAGCGTGTCCCCCGAGCCGCCCTGCACCTACGGCAGCGCCGTCACTCCGGTGCTGGGCGTCGACTCCTTCAGCCTGCCGGACGGCGCGGGCGCCGACCCCGCCTTCAGCAACCCCATCCGCTTCCCCTTTGGCTTCACCTGGCCG GGTACCTTCTCTCTGATCATTGAAGCTCTCCACACGGATTCCCCTGACGACCTTGCAACAg aaaacccagaaagacTCATCAGCCGCCTGGCCACGCAGCGGCACCTGACAGTGGGCGAGGAGTGGTCCCAGGACCTGCACAGCAGCGGCCGCACAGATCTCAAGTACTCCTACCGCTTCGTGTGTGATGAGCACTACTATGGGGAGGGCTGCTCCGTCTTCTGTCGTCCCCGAGATGATGCCTTTGGCCACTTCacctgtggggagagaggggagaaagtcTGCAACCCAGGCTGGAAAGGCCAGTACTGCACTGAAC CCATCTGCTTGCCAGGATGCGATGAGCAGCACGGGTTCTGTGACAGGCCCGGGGAATGCAA GTGCAGAGTGGGCTGGCAGGGCCGGTACTGCGACCAGTGCATTCGGTATCCAGGCTGTCTCCACGGCACCTGCCAGCAGCCCTGGCAGTGCAACTGCCAGGAAGGCTGGGGGGGCCTGTTCTGCAACCAGG ACCTGAACTACTGTACGCACCACAAGCCCTGCAAGAATGGGGCCACCTGCACCAACACGGGCCAGGGGAGCTACACCTGCTCCTGTCGGCCAGGGTACACCGGGGCCAACTGCCAGACGGAGATCGATGAGTGCGGCACCAGCCCCTGCAGGAACGGTGGGAGCTGTAGG GATCTCGAGAATAGCTATTCTTGTACCTGCCCCCCTGGCTTCTACGGCAGGGTCTGTGAGCTGAGTGCCATGGCGTGTGCCGATGGCCCCTGCTTCAACGGGGGACGGTGCTCAGACAACCCTGAGGGCGGGTACACCTGCCGCTGCCCCGGGGGCTTCTCTGGCTTTAACTGCGAGAAGAAGATGGACGCCTGTACTTCTTCGCCCTGTGCTAATG GTGCCCAGTGTGTGGACCTCGGTGACGCCTACCTGTGCCGCTGCCAGGCCGGCTTCTCCGGGAGGCACTGCGACAACAACGTGGACGACTGTGCCTCCTCCCCATGTGCCAACGGGGGTACCTGCCGGGATGGCGTGAACGAGTACTCTTGCACCTGTCCGCCCGGCTACACGGGCAGGAACTGCAGTGCCCCCGTCAGCAGGTGCGAGCACGCTCCCTGCCACAACGGGGCCACCTGCCACGAGAGGGACCGCCGCTACCTGTGTGAGTGCGCCCGCGGCTACGGGGGCCCCAACTGCCAGTTCCTGCTCCCCGAGCCGCCCCCGGGCCCTGTGGTGGTGGACCTCACAGAGAAGTATGTGGAGGGGCAGCCCGGGCCGTTCCCCTGGGCAGCCGTCTGTGCCGGCGTCGTGCTCGTCCTCATGCTGCTGCTGGGCTGTGCCGCCGTGGTGGTCTGCGTGCGACTGAGGCTGCAGAAGCACCGGCCCCCCGCTGACCCCTGCCGGGGGGAGACGGAGACCATGAACAACCTGGCCAACTGCCAGCGCGAGAAGGACATCTCCGTCAGCGTTATCGGGGCCACGCAGGTCAAAAACACCAACAAGAAGGCCGACTTCCACAGGGACCACGGTGGCGCCGAGCAAGACGGCCTCAAGGCCCGCTATCCCACCGTGGATTACAACCTGGTGCAGGACCTCAAGGGCGATGACACCAGCATCAGGGACCCTCACAGCAAGCGTGATACCAagtgccagccccagggctccgCGGGGGAGGAGAAGGGCACCCCGACGCTCAGGGG tggagaagcatcagaaagaaaaaggccAGACTCTGTATATTCCACTTCGAAAGACACGAAGTACCAGTCGGTGTACGTCATATCAGAGGAGAAGGACGAGTGCGTCATAGCGACTGAG GTGTAA